The following is a genomic window from Marinobacter sp. NP-4(2019).
TCTCTCGATTATCTCGGCAAGGTTGGCTGGCGTGCGACCAGCGGCCCGGACGTCGCCAACAAGAGGAACGGAAATTTTTCCGTCAGGTCGGACTGGAACAGAAATGCTCAAGTCTTCGTTTCGCCAGACCGAAACTTGCACCACATCCGTCGGCCCGAGTATATACTCGTCCACGCTGGTGGAGGTATCTAGACGCAATGCGCGCTGGATCTTATCCGGTGAGGAGGCCGATGGGCCCGCACAACCAGTAGCTAACACTACCGTAGCCAGGAGCAGGGCAATGCCTGCGAGGGAGTACTTCCGTGACATTGTGATTCCTCTCTACAAGTCCTTGCTTCGTTCCATGTTTCGGGAACAGCACAACCCCGAAACTACCTTGATCCTTTTTTGAACAATACCACTTCTACTGTCTGAATTATAATCAACAAGTCCAGTAACAAACTCTGATTCTTAATATAGTAAAGATCGTAGCGAAGTTTTTCCCTGGTATCCTCTTCGTTGTCCGCATAGGCAAAGCATAGCTGAGCCCAGCCCGTCAGGCCCGGTTTAACCCGGTGTCTCTCGCTATAAAAAGGAATCTTTTCCGACAGCTGCTGTACAAATACCGGGCGCTCCGGCCGCGGGCCCACGAACGCCATGGAGCCGGTCAGGACATTAAAAATCTGTGGCAACTCATCAATACGCAACTTACGGATCACCTTCCCGACTCTGGTAACCCTGGCGTCGTTCTGACTGGCCCAGACAGCCCCGTTTTTTTCCGCGTCTGTCACCATGGAGCGAAATTTGTAGACTCTGAAGATGCGCCCGTTCAGCCCGACCCGCTCCTGGCTATACAAAACCGGCGCCCTGATACCATCTTCGATCTTGATGGCAATGACGGTGAGGACCATCAATGGAAGACTCACCAATAAGAGGGTGATTGCCGCCAGAAAGTCCAGTGAACGTTTGCCAAACCCAAACACTGACGAAACCTTGAAACCGTCGGAAAACACCAGCCAGCCCCGGGTAACCATCTCCAGTGCAACTTTCCTGGATTCGCGCTCGTAAAAGGTTGCGCCATCGACAATGCGGACCCCATACATTTTGCATTCCAGGAGATCTTCCATTGGCAAGCCTTTCCTGCGGTCGTCTACCGCGACCACAATTTCGCTCACCGGATGTTTGCGGATGTACTGAAGGAGAGTTGTGGGCAACCGGATCAGGTGTTCTTCACCGATTTCTACCGATTCATCCGGCAGTGGAACAAATCCGATGAAAACGAATCCCTGACGGTTAAGTGGTGTTTTCAGGTCCATAAGTAGCTGCCTGGCCCTGTACCCGGCTCCCAGGACCAGGACTTTCCGTCTGAATGCGTCCTTCCCCGCAATCGCGAAAAAAATCAGGCGGAATATACCCAGGAGGAACAACCCAAAGACAGAGGCAGATGTGAGTATGTCAGAGAAGCCCAGATACCATAGCCATTCATTGCCAAAGATGTAACAAAACCCGGAAGCCGGCACACCGATAATGAGCGAAAAGATTGTCCGCAGCATCATACCGGACATACCCTCATCAAGGCGGGACTGGTGAACACCCAGAGCGATCATGACGATGAGATTGACAATGCCAAATACGAGTGCGGACGGAAGCAGGAACCTGAGATTGTCAAAGAAGAAAGAGAGTTCGCCAAAGTAACGAAAAAAGACAGCGATTAAAAAGCTGACGGCCAGGACAACCAGGTCGATAAGGCCCAGAATAACGAAAGGAACGTGAATATAGTGCCTGAACAATCTGACGTGGGCCACGCCAACTCCTTTTGCTGCTCATAATAAAAGCGTCTACGCATCCAATGCTGCAGAACTCAGAGAAATAAAGT
Proteins encoded in this region:
- a CDS encoding TIGR03013 family XrtA/PEP-CTERM system glycosyltransferase; translation: MAHVRLFRHYIHVPFVILGLIDLVVLAVSFLIAVFFRYFGELSFFFDNLRFLLPSALVFGIVNLIVMIALGVHQSRLDEGMSGMMLRTIFSLIIGVPASGFCYIFGNEWLWYLGFSDILTSASVFGLFLLGIFRLIFFAIAGKDAFRRKVLVLGAGYRARQLLMDLKTPLNRQGFVFIGFVPLPDESVEIGEEHLIRLPTTLLQYIRKHPVSEIVVAVDDRRKGLPMEDLLECKMYGVRIVDGATFYERESRKVALEMVTRGWLVFSDGFKVSSVFGFGKRSLDFLAAITLLLVSLPLMVLTVIAIKIEDGIRAPVLYSQERVGLNGRIFRVYKFRSMVTDAEKNGAVWASQNDARVTRVGKVIRKLRIDELPQIFNVLTGSMAFVGPRPERPVFVQQLSEKIPFYSERHRVKPGLTGWAQLCFAYADNEEDTREKLRYDLYYIKNQSLLLDLLIIIQTVEVVLFKKGSR